The Phragmites australis chromosome 1, lpPhrAust1.1, whole genome shotgun sequence genomic interval AATTGGAGGGGTTTCGCGCGTAAAGGAAGTATTTTTGGCCGAATTATAAATGATTTTTTCATAGGGGGAGACGATTTTACTGAAGTTTTGTCCAATTTGTTTGTAATATATCAATCCCTAGTCAAATTGGAGGGGTTTACTTGTCATTATTCATTGTAAATGGGCCATCTCTTGCTAATGTACCACTAGGTTGCCGAGACATCTTTAGTTTGGCGAGTCAGCTTTCAACAGAGATAGATGGTTTTTATAGTGTAAAATAACTATTGTTTTGGTAATCTGCCACTTATTGTTAGTTTACAAACGAGTGTGCTCATCTCTCAGTTCGGTTGAATTGGGGACGGATTTTCCTCTTAAAGGACATTTAACTATTTAGGTACTTCATTGTACTTGTTGGTAGTGGATTCAACAAGTTCATTTGCATATCAATTTCTTTGGTGCGGCTTAATATCGTAACTCTGTAGTCAATGTATCTATCTATATTCTGTAAGGGATCATATACTAGCAATTTGCCATATGAGTTGGTATTCAAAGAGCCATTTAGTTCCTTGTATCTACTAATCACTGACCCTTTGCATCAATCAGATCTACGACTTTCTTGCATTTGTTTTTTCTCAGATGTTTCAACTGAATATCTGTTCAAGAGTGTAAATAAACCATCTCTTAGGTATTTTCTTTTCCTGTGTTTGCCATACATATAATAAATAAAGCATGCCGGTGGTACTTCTTTGCATGTAAGTTGTGCAATCACCTTTCATATGTATCACAGTTTAGCTCGGTTTCATGTTGCCTATTTATAATAATATCCCCAAAGAAACAAGGATACTTGGACTGCATTTCCTCTGAGCAGCTGCAATCATTCGGATGATGTCAAATCGCCCAATCATTCTAATGATTTCTGGGGAGTATGACCTTAAATAAGTGGGACCAATGGTTGAGTTTGTTGAGGGTTTGGTTTCAAGTTGTGAACTACTTGAGGCTCCATGTGAGAGCAATGTTCAAACTGACATTGAGGTTGACTGATTATCCTGTGAACAGTGATGCACAATCCTGAAAAGAATGAGCAAATGTTACTTTCAGAAAGATGTAACATTTAGCCGTAAAATTTACATGCTGTTTCAATGTCAGTTTATTTTTGAGGCACTTGATATCAGTCCTTGGTCTTGCAAATATTTAAGCTATTTAGCTGTATTCATTTGTCTTTATTTTGACAGGAACCTGTTCCAGACAACTTCCCTTTTGAAATCCTTGACGAAGAGGGTACGAGCGTGGTTATTTTGAAAAGGGACTACAAGGACGAGAAGATTGAGGTCATTGTCAGCATACCTAATTTAGAAGGGGGCCCTGAGTTTGATGACGAAGATGGTGAGGGCGATGGTGAGAATGCTGGCAAGGACgatgaagaagcagaagatGATGAGAGTGCCGGAGATAGTAGCGTTTCTCTAAAGGTGGTGGTCTCCAAAGACTCCGGCCCAAAGCTTGAGTTTACCTGCACAGCCTTTCGCGAGGAGATCACCATTGATGATATGTTAATAGTGGAGAAAACAGACGCAGAAGGAGAGGAGAAGTTCCCGTATGAGGGCCCTGAGTTTACGTAAGTAATATCAGTTTCATATTCAGTTTTGGGTCCTATAATACGATGGTAGCCACTAATCCACTCATTTACTGGCTCATTTCTATTGCAGCGAGCTCCCTGTGAATGTGCAGAAAGGCCTGTTCAAGTTCTTGGAGCAAAGGGGTATCACGCTTTCGGCTACCAACTACATGCACAATTACATGGTGACCAAGCAAGCCCAGGAGTACATCCGGTGGATGATGAAGCTGAAGGATTTCGTCCGGCAATGAGAACAGCAAGTGATTGGCCGACATTTTTGGTAGACTAGCCTTAGTATGTGTTACAGGAATACTATGATTAAGCAAAGCTTGTCACTCTcttcaaaaaaagagagagaaatgtATCTGTATCAGTCGGCAAAACAAGGGCAGGTAGATTTCCATCTATGTTTCAAGAAATCTAAGAAATAGTGGAAGGTAATTGATGGTTTTCTGTAACAGGAGCTGAATTTGGGTTCCTGTGATTTGCCTGGCGGTTTATTGCATCCCCAGTTCCCCACTACCAGGATTTCAGAACACCATACGAAGTTTACAGCTGATCATATGTATTCCACAGTTCTAAACAAAACAAATAGTATTCTCCAGATTCAGAATGTGCCCTTTCTGCACAAGATAATCTCAACCATAAGAATTCCACAACATATATCAAGATAAGCAGCCCAGAAATAGTTTCTTAAAATCAGAACCGTAGCGAGCATAATTTGAAAAGATTCTGGAAATAATAGCCTTGTTGACTTGTGTAACAGAAAAAGATTCTGGACGTTGAAACGCTTAGTTTCGGCCCTGCTCAGAACATGTTCTTAAAGCAGCATGTGATGCAACTACAAATGTTTCAGCCTCTTTTTTAATTGTTTGCGAATTTTACCGTCCAGGGCAACGCAACCGCTACCCTGTTATTCTGAGGTGACGTGGTTGCTTCTTGAcatcaaattttgaaaaagcTGTACCAGTTTGCTTTCTAGTGCTAAATAACCAACCAATCGAAGTTGCATTGGCAGAATGGATAGAACAcgatgcaatattgatgaataGTTCTCTTCCCTAACTACTCAGAGAAGAAGAGCTTAAAAGGCCTGCAGAAAAGCATTCTCAAGTCTTAAGGTCTGTTTAGCAGAGCTCACAGAGTAGTTTGGCTCAGGGAAATTTTATCAAACAGtagttttcagcttttagctctctgagtgtaatccgtgggagtgattatctgaaataaactagaagctgaggagcAGAAAAAAGTATATTCCCCCGATTCACTTCTTGCATAGAATTATttcctccatatattttattttagagaatcactttcagccacataaTCACTTCATTCAAAAAAATCACTCCCCACAGAGAATTTAGATCagaaaaaactctaccaaacagatcCTTACAAATATTGGTTAAAATCATAGGTACTACTAATCAAATGCTTGGTGCTCAAAAAGCAGCTTTACTGAAATTGGGCCTAACTGGACAATCAAATCTGATATAGCCATATAGGTAATTCAATCTAGCCAGACCAGATGTTTCTGCTGGTTGAAGCTACTTAAAAGTGcaacctattttttttttaaaaagcctAATTTTTATCACTGCTCCAGCCTTCATTGATGCTATAAATAGGCTAACTCCACCCTTAGAGtaaagcctttttttttttgggacgGGGGGTCAGCCCCCGCCAGCTCGGCTCCTCCCTGAGCTTTGCCAATCCGCAGCGCAACCTAATTGCCGCCCTAACAATGCAAAGGAATTAATAATTTAATATACCTTCAGAATATATTTTTAGGCCTAGTTTCAGAATATAAACATATTCAATTCTGcacataccccccccccccccacacacacacaatctAATCCAGTCTAATTTATTGGTCAATATATGCTCCTTTACCAATCTAGATTATCCACAAAATATAATCAATGCAATTGCAAAAAATGCTGCAAGATGAACTTAGTACGAAATGGAGCAGGTGTTCAGGCTCATCAAGGAGGAGGTCTCCCTTCGCACAATGGCCTGCTGACAGCCGTAGCTAGGATAGTTCGGTCATGTTAGTTATCAGAGGCGTTTCGATTGTTTCCCCTGTAATCAAACCTTCTGTAAACTTTCTTTAGATTTTTCTCCCTTCTTAAATGGAAGAGCAGTGCTCCTGCTCAtcgttcagaaaaaaaaaaaaacagcacaaAAGATGTAGGGGGAAAAAAGATGGTTTTTTTTGGCATTTCGAGGAAGAAATTGGAGATGGTACGCACATGGAGCTTGGCCGGGGAGTAGTAGGAGATGTCGTAGTGGGCGGAGACCTTGACGATGCCCTCGACGGACATGATGGCCGCGGCGCACAcgtcgtccgccgccgccgcgatggCCCCAGCGTGCCAGTTCCCCTGCGCGTCCTGGGCCAAGAGCCGATTCATTCACAAGGCAAGCCAAGCGGCGAGAAACCAGCAGGAGGAACGCGGCGCGCGTCGAGGCGGAACGCACGGTGAGGTGGGCGGGCACGCGGAGCGAGCAGAGCGCGCGGCCGCCCTCGGCGAGCGCCACGCGCACGCCGGAGAGCGGCAGCGCATTGAACGCCCGGCCGGGGATCCCATCCGCCGTGGCGCCGGCGTCCTCGCAGCGGAGGGAAGTCATGTGAAGCAGGGGATCCTGTTCCGGCTTGACGGGGCTACTTGTTGAGTGTTGACGGGGTTTGCAGCCTCCCTCAGTCCGTCCCTCCAGGTTGAAAACCAGAGCAGGCACGTCCGAGTTGCAGCTTCAGGCTCTGCTCTACCTGCAACTGCACACCCAACTCGATGCGAGTTGTGAACTTGTGATCAGCAGCGACCGAGTTCAGGGGGGCCAAGACCTGCGTGCTCACCTGCTACTCCTGCACCAACTTCCCAACTGCAGAGCACCTCTGTCACTCACCAGCCATCAGTCCAGGCATCTctcttctacaacaatcaacaCCTGCATCATCATCGGATTAGGGATGGCGACAGACTCCATTTCCACGGTAACCCATGAGAAATTCCTCTCATTAGAAGATAGGTATGGAAAAATCTGATCCTCGTCGATTTATATGAGAACATGGACGGAAAGACGCTCTCCTCCCTGCTCCTTACTATATCCCCAAtattacacatatatattttcttaatatataaatatataaatattacattacgtaaagaaaaataataaattatttttataatttttatctaacctacgatatttaatctatcttgtattaattacccTCATATgtatcaataaattacttatttatactatgaacatatttttaatatatataaataatcaacTATGATTCAATTTTATATGTCTATTAGGGTCCGATTCTCGTAAAATTCCCACGGAAATTAGAATAGAAGAAAACTTCTCCTAATAACTAAATAGGAACGGAGATAAGAAAGCATTCTTGGACGTGGATTAACACTTACCATCCCTACACCGGATAGATATCACAACCAGGTTGATTCGGTCTGGTTGCTCCTCATCCGCGGCAGGATCGTATATACCCCACTGTGTTTCACAACAAGAAATATCGACAACATCTTCCTCTTCAGAAACACCCGATAAGATAAACAATACCAAGAACTGAGAAGTGTATCCTGTCCGATGCTCGACCATGACCAGACAAAAGCAATTTGCTGTTTTACAACACAAACAAACAGAACTGGTTAACCGACCTTAAAACACATTGTCAAACCACAGAAACAACATTAATTGTACAACCCCTATGGTAATTGCAAAACAGGCAAACCACTCCATGGCCACAAGCTTACATGTTTCTCTTGtacaaaacaaagaaaaattaTTGGGGTTTTCCACAGCTACTGGTGACCACTTCTTCGCCTATTACACCACATCACAAACATAAACTGGAGGCTGCGCCTGACCATGGCAACTGTTGGTTCTCTATTCAGGAAACAGTGCATCCATATCTTACAAAGAGCCTGCGTGCACCAGCTCACTAAAGCAAGGAAATCTTCGTTTTCATCAAAGTGATTCGGTTAAAagggaaaggaaaaagaaaagatctgTTTACCATGCACAAGATTCAGCAAAGCCTTCCTCTACCAATGATGATTGCTTGACGCTGACATGGTGAAATGTACGAATCTAAATGTTTTAGAACTATACACACTCCTATCTGCCTCAAAGGTTTATCATATACTCATAGTCAGTGGCGGATCTAGCCGGACAAAACAGCTAGGGCGAACTTTAAGATAAGATTAAAGAAAAGTATCTTAATTAAGATAATAATTAAGCGAAGCGAACAAGTCCCTAATAATTAAGCGAAGCTAACAAAATCCTTAATACCTTTGTATTCTATACGAGTAGTTGTAGGAGCAGGAGTAGTCGAGTGGGGATTACTGTTTCATTTTCTGCATCACGTCTATCACCAACTCCACTCTCCCTCGTACTTCGGGTATCCAAAGatgttggtttgaaaaatctctTTATTATTGATGTCTTGATGATCTAATAATTGATATCCTACAAAGCACACAACACACGGTAAGAAATCTCTTCATTCATGATTCATTCATTGCACAATGCaaattgcatattttgcacttgCACAAAGCAAAGAGTTCTCAATTGCTCATCACTAGTACATCAAATCCTGAATCTAAATGCATCACACAGTCACACTCACAATTGGAATCAATCAACAATTGATGTCctgaatcaatcaatcaatcaataattgcctcacacagtcacacacacacacactctaaCACAGACAACTCAACTGGACAAGCAAAATCAGTTTGATAGCTAACCAGTTTAGTACCTTACCTCGAATGAATTTGTGGCTCGCGGTGGCAGCCAGTGCCGGAGTGGCGGAGTGCCCTGTGCAGCAATGCCACTTCACAATCCAAGTCAATTTATAGTCTATGACCAAAGCCCGAAAATGTTATGCAAATCATCAGGTGCGACatataaatgaaagaaaataggTGTTGATGCATATATCTTCAAACCTGTAACAGCTTAAAAGGTACTAAAACACGCAAAGGTGTCCCATTTAGTAGTTTTGGAGAACTGATATCAAAAGGCTTAAGCAGTTGAGCTGGCTAGAAAAAAAGATTGCcaatatactacttcaaaattGCATGTTGTTGGTTTCAGGGAAAAAATGCTCCTTGTCCGCAGGCCACCgccaccgggagcccgagagtTACGGTTGGCAGGGGCTGATTGGAGTTATGGTGAAAATTAGGAGTCTGATTTTGGAGAAACGGGAaagggcgaagaggaagcaaTCCAACTGGGCCGATTGGAATCCAACTGGATCACTGATCCGTGCAGATGGAAAGGTGCGGGTGTCGGCCTCACAGCCCAACTGCCCAAAGCCCCAAAtgggtcttcttcttcctcggtccCTCACAGCGACATAGCCTCACGCAGTCATGCTGCCGAAAATCGATGAATCCTTTGAAAATCCatgagggggagggggagtcCGCCGCCGGGGAGCTCGGGCGGCCGCCCGGGCTCGCCCTAgcggtggatccgcccctgctcATAGTTGTAACTAATTGTAGTAAAATCAGTTGGATTTCTGTTAGTCTCACAGATATCCTTTTTGACAAGCTTATCCAAGGGATGAACCATTTTCCCATCGCCTCTGGTCCAAGATTGAGCTACATCATATCTTGGTAATGAATATTCTGGATTTGTAGCAGAACTAACAGAACCCAAATGCAGGGCATTCCATCTTGCTGAAAACATTCCTGAGTTCAAGGCctcataattttcttttctgttcGTATCAAATGATGTTACCCATTTAGACACACCCAGTCTATATCCAGACTGTGTCCCACAGTTTTCAGACCAGTTTGCAATGTCTTGCTGCAGCAACGAACCAAACACACCAACTCTAGGATGAGGGCGAAAAGGTCTGTGCAAATTTTGCTGGACCTGATGCCGTGACAAGTCTTGCAGTGTCAATGGAGCCTTATCAATTAGGTGACTTCCGTATGATGTGCTCGGTGATGCTTTGTACTGGTTCTGCGCGTACTGTGAACCAATCTTCTGAGACTGATGAAATTCCATCTGGTTCCTGTTAGGTATTTCATAGTTTGTGAAGCCTGACGCGGTTGATGAATCCATCAGTCTCAGAGGATGCGTTGCATGCATGGTTTCGTTTGGATACAGGCTTGATTGTCCAGCAATTCTTTGATCATACAGCCTATCAGCTCCCATGGTTGACAGTGTACTTGGAAAACTTCTCGGGTGGACCTGGTTGACTGCTTTCTTTGTGAAGTGGTCTACAGACGCAATTACATGCTGGTGAATTGGATAATTATAGGAGCTCCAAACACATGAGTGGAGGCTGAATCAACTTCTCGAATGCTATGTCTTAATTGAGAACCATATGTTGACGTTGGTGAATCCCTTGAAGCTGTCTTAAGAGAATCCCACATTAACTTCTTTGTTCCCTTATTGCTCCAGCTCTGAGCTGGCACTCCAgcaatatgttgatgatatgaaaATACAGGTGAAGTGCATGCAATGGTGACTTCTTCGTCCCTGCTTAAATGTGTCGGTAGTTCCTGGGTGCACTTTAAAAGATCTGGAATATGCAACTTCGGAGGATACTCATTAACAGCCTCTGTGATAGAGGCTGCGTGAACCTGTAATGCTTTCTGCATCTGTAACTTCAAAAGGTGTCCATTAGGAGCCTCTGCGCTGGATGCTGCGTGACCTTGTAATGACTTCTGCGTATGTAACTCATCCGGAGGATGCACACTGGCAGCCTCTGTGCTTGATGATGCATGACCCTGTAATGACTTCTGCTTCCTTTCTGATACCAGTGACTTCTGGAAATTAGTGTCAAGCACCGTAGATACATCGATTAAACCATCCTTGGCAGCTATTTGAGCACAATCATCTGCAGTTACCTTGGGTCGAGTATGACTGTTTTCCAAAGAATCGGTGTCAGTCATCAGCTGCTTCTCATGTTGATTTCTGGCAAGAAGTTCAACAATATCCAGGGGGATGTCATCTATCACAGTCTCTTTCTCATGCATTTCTAGCTTCCGTTTCTTCTTATTCTTGGGCATTTTCTGATCATGAAGGCCAAACACATCACGCTTACCCAGAGAAACCTGAGAtaatgaatgaaataaatgtGAACATTTTATAATAGACCCCAATCCAGATAAAGGTAAAAGAGGATAGAATATTTGCAGTA includes:
- the LOC133893142 gene encoding uncharacterized protein At2g39795, mitochondrial-like yields the protein MAFVSATAASTSLLLPAPSAVSGVAGVSASMHRRLRLAPLHAVKGSSSAPVVMESKVKNKKKGSGAGNLPGALDVEIREAQEYLDSDEQEPVPDNFPFEILDEEGTSVVILKRDYKDEKIEVIVSIPNLEGGPEFDDEDGEGDGENAGKDDEEAEDDESAGDSSVSLKVVVSKDSGPKLEFTCTAFREEITIDDMLIVEKTDAEGEEKFPYEGPEFTELPVNVQKGLFKFLEQRGITLSATNYMHNYMVTKQAQEYIRWMMKLKDFVRQ
- the LOC133887269 gene encoding uncharacterized protein LOC133887269 isoform X2, whose protein sequence is MTSLRCEDAGATADGIPGRAFNALPLSGVRVALAEGGRALCSLRVPAHLTDAQGNWHAGAIAAAADDVCAAAIMSVEGIVKVSAHYDISYYSPAKLHGGN
- the LOC133887269 gene encoding uncharacterized protein LOC133887269 isoform X1, which produces MTSLRCEDAGATADGIPGRAFNALPLSGVRVALAEGGRALCSLRVPAHLTDAQGNWHAGAIAAAADDVCAAAIMSVEGIVKVSAHYDISYYSPAKLHEHCSSI